In the genome of Nycticebus coucang isolate mNycCou1 chromosome 12, mNycCou1.pri, whole genome shotgun sequence, one region contains:
- the MYL6 gene encoding myosin light polypeptide 6 isoform X3: MSGFGCDFTEDQTAEFKEAFQLFDRTGDGKILYSQCGDVMRALGQNPTNAEVLKVLGNPKSDEMNVKVLDFEHFLPMLQTVAKNKDQGTYEDYVEGLRVFDKEGNGTVMGAEIRHVLVTLGEKMTEEEVEMLVAGHEDSNGCINYEELVRMVLNG, from the exons ATGAGTGGGTTTGGG TGTGACTTCACTGAGGACCAGACTGCAG AATTCAAGGAAGCCTTCCAGCTGTTTGACCGAACAGGCGATGGCAAGATCCTGTACAGCCAGTGTGGGGATGTGATGAGGGCCCTGGGCCAGAACCCTACCAACGCCGAGGTGCTCAAGGTCCTGGGGAACCCCAAGAGTGATG AGATGAATGTGAAGGTGTTAGACTTTGAGCACTTTCTGCCCATGCTGCAGACTGTGGCCAAGAACAAGGACCAAGGCACTTATGAGGATTATGTTGAAGGTCTTCGGGTGTTTGACAAGGAAGGGAATGGCACAGTCATGGGTGCAGAAATCCGGCATGTCCTTGTCACACTGG GTGAGAAGATGACAGAGGAAGAAGTTGAGATGCTGGTGGCAGGACATGAGGACAGTAATGGTTGTATCAACTATGAAG AGCTCGTCCGTATGGTGCTGAATGGCTGA
- the MYL6 gene encoding myosin light polypeptide 6 isoform X4 → MCDFTEDQTAEFKEAFQLFDRTGDGKILYSQCGDVMRALGQNPTNAEVLKVLGNPKSDEMNVKVLDFEHFLPMLQTVAKNKDQGTYEDYVEGLRVFDKEGNGTVMGAEIRHVLVTLGEKMTEEEVEMLVAGHEDSNGCINYEELVRMVLNG, encoded by the exons ATG TGTGACTTCACTGAGGACCAGACTGCAG AATTCAAGGAAGCCTTCCAGCTGTTTGACCGAACAGGCGATGGCAAGATCCTGTACAGCCAGTGTGGGGATGTGATGAGGGCCCTGGGCCAGAACCCTACCAACGCCGAGGTGCTCAAGGTCCTGGGGAACCCCAAGAGTGATG AGATGAATGTGAAGGTGTTAGACTTTGAGCACTTTCTGCCCATGCTGCAGACTGTGGCCAAGAACAAGGACCAAGGCACTTATGAGGATTATGTTGAAGGTCTTCGGGTGTTTGACAAGGAAGGGAATGGCACAGTCATGGGTGCAGAAATCCGGCATGTCCTTGTCACACTGG GTGAGAAGATGACAGAGGAAGAAGTTGAGATGCTGGTGGCAGGACATGAGGACAGTAATGGTTGTATCAACTATGAAG AGCTCGTCCGTATGGTGCTGAATGGCTGA
- the MYL6 gene encoding myosin light polypeptide 6 isoform X1, with protein sequence MGRGKRKAGVGGKLNLKVWKVGDGAEKCGALSCWEASSSLEAGVYGSVCGTGVEAWGIRVQLLTTPLFSEQCDFTEDQTAEFKEAFQLFDRTGDGKILYSQCGDVMRALGQNPTNAEVLKVLGNPKSDEMNVKVLDFEHFLPMLQTVAKNKDQGTYEDYVEGLRVFDKEGNGTVMGAEIRHVLVTLGEKMTEEEVEMLVAGHEDSNGCINYEELVRMVLNG encoded by the exons ATGGGTAGGGGCAAGAGGAAGGCAGGGGTAGGGGGCAAACTGAACCTGAAGGTCTGGAAGGTTGGAGATGGAGCTGAAAAGTGTGGGGCCTTGTCCTGCTGGGAAGCGAGCTCCAGCTTGGAAGCAGGAGTTTATGGTTCTGTTTGTGGGACGGGGGTAGAAGCTTGGGGAATTAGAGTTCAGTTGCTGACCACTCCCCTCTTCTCTGAGCAGTGTGACTTCACTGAGGACCAGACTGCAG AATTCAAGGAAGCCTTCCAGCTGTTTGACCGAACAGGCGATGGCAAGATCCTGTACAGCCAGTGTGGGGATGTGATGAGGGCCCTGGGCCAGAACCCTACCAACGCCGAGGTGCTCAAGGTCCTGGGGAACCCCAAGAGTGATG AGATGAATGTGAAGGTGTTAGACTTTGAGCACTTTCTGCCCATGCTGCAGACTGTGGCCAAGAACAAGGACCAAGGCACTTATGAGGATTATGTTGAAGGTCTTCGGGTGTTTGACAAGGAAGGGAATGGCACAGTCATGGGTGCAGAAATCCGGCATGTCCTTGTCACACTGG GTGAGAAGATGACAGAGGAAGAAGTTGAGATGCTGGTGGCAGGACATGAGGACAGTAATGGTTGTATCAACTATGAAG AGCTCGTCCGTATGGTGCTGAATGGCTGA
- the MYL6 gene encoding myosin light polypeptide 6 isoform X5, whose protein sequence is MCDFTEDQTAEFKEAFQLFDRTGDGKILYSQCGDVMRALGQNPTNAEVLKVLGNPKSDEMNVKVLDFEHFLPMLQTVAKNKDQGTYEDYVEGLRVFDKEGNGTVMGAEIRHVLVTLGEKMTEEEVEMLVAGHEDSNGCINYEAFVRHILSG, encoded by the exons ATG TGTGACTTCACTGAGGACCAGACTGCAG AATTCAAGGAAGCCTTCCAGCTGTTTGACCGAACAGGCGATGGCAAGATCCTGTACAGCCAGTGTGGGGATGTGATGAGGGCCCTGGGCCAGAACCCTACCAACGCCGAGGTGCTCAAGGTCCTGGGGAACCCCAAGAGTGATG AGATGAATGTGAAGGTGTTAGACTTTGAGCACTTTCTGCCCATGCTGCAGACTGTGGCCAAGAACAAGGACCAAGGCACTTATGAGGATTATGTTGAAGGTCTTCGGGTGTTTGACAAGGAAGGGAATGGCACAGTCATGGGTGCAGAAATCCGGCATGTCCTTGTCACACTGG GTGAGAAGATGACAGAGGAAGAAGTTGAGATGCTGGTGGCAGGACATGAGGACAGTAATGGTTGTATCAACTATGAAG CGTTTGTGAGGCATATCCTGTCGGGGTGA
- the MYL6 gene encoding myosin light polypeptide 6 isoform X2 encodes MGRGKRKAGVGGKLNLKVWKVGDGAEKCGALSCWEASSSLEAGVYGSVCGTGVEAWGIRVQLLTTPLFSEQCDFTEDQTAEFKEAFQLFDRTGDGKILYSQCGDVMRALGQNPTNAEVLKVLGNPKSDEMNVKVLDFEHFLPMLQTVAKNKDQGTYEDYVEGLRVFDKEGNGTVMGAEIRHVLVTLGEKMTEEEVEMLVAGHEDSNGCINYEAFVRHILSG; translated from the exons ATGGGTAGGGGCAAGAGGAAGGCAGGGGTAGGGGGCAAACTGAACCTGAAGGTCTGGAAGGTTGGAGATGGAGCTGAAAAGTGTGGGGCCTTGTCCTGCTGGGAAGCGAGCTCCAGCTTGGAAGCAGGAGTTTATGGTTCTGTTTGTGGGACGGGGGTAGAAGCTTGGGGAATTAGAGTTCAGTTGCTGACCACTCCCCTCTTCTCTGAGCAGTGTGACTTCACTGAGGACCAGACTGCAG AATTCAAGGAAGCCTTCCAGCTGTTTGACCGAACAGGCGATGGCAAGATCCTGTACAGCCAGTGTGGGGATGTGATGAGGGCCCTGGGCCAGAACCCTACCAACGCCGAGGTGCTCAAGGTCCTGGGGAACCCCAAGAGTGATG AGATGAATGTGAAGGTGTTAGACTTTGAGCACTTTCTGCCCATGCTGCAGACTGTGGCCAAGAACAAGGACCAAGGCACTTATGAGGATTATGTTGAAGGTCTTCGGGTGTTTGACAAGGAAGGGAATGGCACAGTCATGGGTGCAGAAATCCGGCATGTCCTTGTCACACTGG GTGAGAAGATGACAGAGGAAGAAGTTGAGATGCTGGTGGCAGGACATGAGGACAGTAATGGTTGTATCAACTATGAAG CGTTTGTGAGGCATATCCTGTCGGGGTGA